The Agromyces sp. 3263 DNA segment GAACAGGCCCTTGCCCGCCGCCTCGGCCGAGACCATGACCTGCTCGATCGAGCCCAGGCCCTGGAACGCGCTGATCGTCATGGCATCGGCTTCGAGGCTCGAACCCGGGCGCAGCCACGCCTCGCCGTACGCCTCCACCGTGGAGCCGATGTCGCCACGCTTCGCGTCGGCGATCACGAGGAGGCCGGCGTCACGGGCCTCGGCCAGGAGGCGCTCGAGCACCGCGTAGCCCGCGGCGCCATGTCGCTCGAAGAACGCCACCTGCGGCTTCACGATGCCGATGAGGCCGGATGCCGCCTCGATCGCGCGGAGCCCGAACTCGCGGACCCCCTCCGCGGAGTCGGGCTGCCCCCACGCGTCGAGCACCGACCCGTGCGGGTCGAGCCCGAGGCAGAGGTGCCCGTAGGCCGCGAAGACCGCCTCGAGCCGCTCGCCGAACGGGATCACGCCGGAGCCGTTCATGCCAGCGCCGCCGCTCGCCGCCGGCCGTACTCCTGCAGGCTCGTCACCTCGAACCCCCCGCGGACGGCGTCGAGCGAGGCGACCGCGGCCGAGAGC contains these protein-coding regions:
- the pyrF gene encoding orotidine-5'-phosphate decarboxylase is translated as MNGSGVIPFGERLEAVFAAYGHLCLGLDPHGSVLDAWGQPDSAEGVREFGLRAIEAASGLIGIVKPQVAFFERHGAAGYAVLERLLAEARDAGLLVIADAKRGDIGSTVEAYGEAWLRPGSSLEADAMTISAFQGLGSIEQVMVSAEAAGKGLFVLAATSNPEAAAIQRAVLQQSSRAGSSVAQAITDGVISWNQGRADASSHALGSIGVVFGATTDLPAAGIDIEAEPPRPGLPVLAPGFGHQGAEPRELRSRFGGFAGGVVANESRSLLMAGPDGLADAIARRADEYGAAVA